A genomic region of Metopolophium dirhodum isolate CAU chromosome 1, ASM1992520v1, whole genome shotgun sequence contains the following coding sequences:
- the LOC132939061 gene encoding SCAN domain-containing protein 3-like: protein MIFLNLCDHCQKKGSTIKKGLVVKPILSSELNSRCQMDLIDMQAQPDGDYKFIMVYQDHLTKFVILRPLTHKRAEEVAYVLIDIFTTFGAPAISQSDNGREFANKVIIELCSMWEELKIVHGKPRHSQSQGSVEKANQDIQNILATWLADNNSRKWSEGLKFVQFMKNRSFHHEEDLEKALSCGINIENINEKHEKSDGSDKDSAKQLFSDEDENDQIKLRIESISSNQSNAAENLTVQANKMKNLSEERFFPGKEGENVKIKIPDVDRARCDLWCILEVILSVKDNLYEIGTNEGRLHQLYSRNQFTICKEVFIQADDVPPVQISLREVARKSSNLGGQGYDRCTCNTLCKTNRCKCKRSGRLCNSKCPNSGVCGNK, encoded by the exons atgatatttttaaatttatgtgacCACTGTCAAAAAAAAGGCAGTACAATTAAAAAAGGTTTAGTTGTAAAACCTATACTTTCATCAGAATTGAACTCTCGCTGTCAAATGGATTTAATAGACATGCAAGCTCAGCCTGATGGCGATTACAAGTTCATAATGGTCTATCAAGATCACCTTACGAAGTTCGTAATTCTTAGACCATTAACCCATAAACGGGCTGAAGAAGTAGCCTACgtgttaattgatatttttacaacatttggaGCCCCGGCAATTTCGCAAAGTGATAATGGAAGGGAATTCgccaataaagttattattgagTTGTGTAGTATGTGGGAAGAACTTAAGATTGTCCACGGAAAGCCTAGACACTCACAAAGTCAAGGGTCTGTTGAAAAGGCCAACCaagatattcaaaatattctcGCAACATGGTTAGCCGATAATAATTCAAGAAAGTGGAGCGAAGGTCTTAAATTTGTTCAATTTATGAAGAATCGGAGTTTTCACCATG AGGAAGATTTAGAAAAAGCTCTAAGCTGTGGAATTAATATCGAAAACATAAACGAGAAACACGAAAAAAGTGATGGAAGTGATAAGGACAGTGCAAAACAACTTTTTTCTGATGAAGATGAAAACGATCAAATAAAATTGAGAATAGAATCAATTTCTTCAAATCAATCAAATGCTGCTGAAAATCTTACAGTACAAGCTAACAAAATGAAGAATTTATCTGAAGAACGTTTTTTTCCAGGAAAAGAAGgagaaaatgttaaaataaaaattcctgaTGTGGATCGAGCAAGATGTGATCTTTGGTGTATTCTGGAAGTTATACTTTctg taaaagataatttatatgaaattggAACAAACGAGGGCAGATTACATCAACTCTACAGTCGGAACCAATTCACAATATGTAAAGAGGTGTTTATCCAGGCTGATGATGTACCACCAGTACAAATTTCATTAAGAGAAGTGGCAAGAAAATCTTCTAATTTGGGTGGCCAAGGGTACGATAGGTGTACTTGCAATACATTGTGTAAGACCAACCGGTGTAAATGTAAAAGATCTGGTCGTCTTTGCAactcaaagtgtcctaatagtGGTGTATGTGGTAATAAATaa
- the LOC132939068 gene encoding probable serine/threonine-protein kinase dyrk1: MAEGESVAKFASRIEELYYKLCAASTIGLAQAEADIVKKQTKKQAMIIFMTGLPHHLYTALESRNPSTLEQCFNTAIDEMLEYESKVEMDKLQRQIGNGKQADVNNEEKLQNGGNTNNAVNRGGNRNSNQSNRNNNFNGHNNRYVNHNNRNNYGNNNQSGYGSHMVNRGGYRGGNGYGRNFNTNNVQQNNINQGTGCYTCGRSNHIARDCWSNRPNAQQNTYNNNRVSGTRHANNNNNVRRDNNNTQGVLCSYCNKIGHEISNCYIKQKNERSTSGNANGPSPVGVRLVQEIVQDPHTGFSTSQQN; encoded by the coding sequence ATGGCCGAGGGAGAAAGTGTGGCAAAATTCGCTAGTAGAATCgaagagttatattataaactctgcGCGGCAAGTACGATAGGTCTGGCTCAGGCCGAGGCAGATAtagtgaaaaaacaaacaaagaaaCAGGCAATGATCATATTTATGACAGGGTTACCTCATCACCTATATACAGCACTGGAAAGTCGAAATCCCAGTACATTGGAACAATGTTTCAACACGGCGATCGATGAGATGCTCGAATATGAGTCAAAAGTAGAAATGGACAAATTGCAGAGACAAATTGGTAATGGAAAACAGGCAGACGTCAATAACGAGGAAAAACTACAAAATGGTGGTAATACAAATAACGCAGTTAATCGCGGAGGAAACAGGAATTCAAATCAAagcaatagaaataataatttcaacggGCATAACAACAGATATGTTAACCACAACAACCGCAATAATTATGGGAATAACAATCAGAGCGGATATGGCTCACACATGGTTAATCGCGGCGGTTATCGAGGCGGAAATGGCTATGGACGGAATTTCAATACCaataatgtacaacaaaataatattaaccaagGCACCGGATGCTACACTTGTGGTAGATCTAACCACATAGCACGAGATTGCTGGAGCAATCGACCTAATGCGCAACAAAATACGTATAACAATAATCGTGTAAGCGGCACGCGCCATgcgaacaacaacaataatgttcGTAGGGACAATAACAATACTCAGGGTGTACTTTGCAGTTACTGCAATAAGATAGGTCATGAAATTTCAAACTGttatataaaacagaaaaacgAAAGAAGCACGTCGGGAAACGCCAACGGACCATCACCAGTGGGAGTCAGATTGGTCCAAGAAATAGTTCAAGACCCACACACAGGATTTTCCACATCACAGCAAAATtag